In Triticum aestivum cultivar Chinese Spring chromosome 5B, IWGSC CS RefSeq v2.1, whole genome shotgun sequence, the following proteins share a genomic window:
- the LOC123112354 gene encoding uncharacterized protein, whose translation MMNRQFANMIVHNYPKGVYSLRRINLMEHLFYPSTEAAQKAEANKKGWLSTMLKGSPKQCLPKTNINFSSLPNMADLTARHFFSLLKGQGEGSVMFVSPNVHTMMYDTSTDFVFGMPQANFCKQSDSISLSITRRGYGQEYHELYVIGKGEDGGLFGVLKYTRTTDLSKPPWYWRPLPCPPLFPQCLPGGNSKVCAPSAAVVLDATTICASSVDAGACAFFDTVTREWRQAGSWVLPVHGAAEYVPEFGLWFGLDDAIGNPNHCLRAFDFDSSRQPVVRHSWSYLSRLPDECLPRQRHLLNMGSGLLKSDDQEAMWRGAMMLSENAKNMMCICAAAQDDGAMD comes from the exons ATGATGAATCGTCAGTTTGCGAATATGATAGTACACAATTACCCCAAGGGAGTTTATTCCCTGCGCCGTATCAACCTCATGGAGCATCTCTTCTACCCTTCAACAGAAGCTGCCCAAAAAGCAGAAGCCAATAAGAAGGGATGGTTATCCACCATGTTGAAAGGGAGCCCCAAGCAGTGTCTGCCCAAGACGAACATCAACTTCTCATCACTGCCTAACATGGCCGACTTAACGGCCAGACATTTCTTCTCCCTGCTGAAAGGGCAGGGGGAGGGCTCTGTCATGTTCGTCAGCCCTAACGTCCACACGATGATGTACGACACTAGCACGGACTTTGTCTTTGGCATGCCCCAAGCCAACTTCTGTAAGCAGAGCGACTCAATCTCCCTGTCCATCACTCGGCGGGGCTATGGCCAAGAATACCACGAGCTGTATGTCATAGGCAAAGGAGAGGACGGTGGCTTGTTTGGGGTCTTGAAATATACCAGGACAACTGATCTGAGCAAACCGCCTTGGTACTGGCGACCTCTGCCCTGCCCGCCATTGTTTCCGCAGTGCCTGCCTGGCGGCAACAGCAAAGTTTGTGCTCCCTCTGCAGCGGTCGTGTTGGATGCCACCACAATATGTGCCTCATCCGTGGATGCCGGAGCCTGCGCCTTCTTTGACACGGTAACCCGCGAGTGGAGACAGGCTGGCAGCTGGGTGCTGCCCGTCCATGGTGCGGCAGAGTATGTCCCTGAGTTTGGCCTCTGGTTTGGCCTCGACGATGCCATTGGCAACCCCAACCATTGCCTGCGTGCTTTTGACTTCGATTCCTCCAGGCAACCGGTGGTGCGGCACTCCTGGAGCTATCTCAGCCGCCTGCCGGATGAGTGCTTGCCACGGCAGAGGCACCTGCTAAACATGGGCTCAG GTTTGCTGAAGAGTGATGACCAGGAGGCAATGTGGCGTGGGGCAATGATGCTCAGTGAGAATGCGAAGAACATGATGTGTATCTGTGCTGCTGCTCAAGATGATGGTGCGATGGACTGA
- the LOC123112355 gene encoding uncharacterized protein, with translation MNREFANVIVRGSTSSSKFYSLLRVNLKQHLFHRSAAAAEKARPSTIPSLEPLPEHKINFSTPPNTEGTTDLHFFSLLKGQAEGRVMFADPCANPVMYDIDMDAVVAMPETNFCKQRDSISLSMTRPGSQDDEQHYVLSKEPENVLFEVLEYERNGSARGPSAGTQRRWHWQHLPSPPMRGPYLHDLHMRAVFHPSAAAVVDETTLCVSSVEAGAYAFDTVEGEWRQAGSWALPFHGAAKYVPELGLWFGFNATIGNTHHCLGAFDLSSWPPVEHRSWNYLDPLPDEWSTWQRHLLNLGSGKFCIATSFQNIECRTPCNSAGYPLHGLDDEMVVNDLTILTGVEVVRCGDGLKMINHKSKRLEGIEIHCVL, from the coding sequence ATGAATCGTGAGTTCGCCAACGTCATAGTGCGCGGATCAACCTCAAGCAGTAAATTTTACTCGCTGCTCCGGGTCAACCTCAAGCAGCACCTCTTCCACcgctcagcagcagcagcagaaaagGCGAGGCCATCGACGATCCCGAGCTTGGAGCCTCTGCCCGAGCACAAGATCAACTTCTCGACGCCGCCAAACACGGAGGGCACAACGGACTTGCACTTCTTCTCCCTGCTGAAAGGGCAGGCAGAGGGCCGTGTCATGTTCGCCGACCCTTGCGCCAATCCCGTGATGTACGACATTGACATGGACGCCGTCGTTGCCATGCCGGAGACTAACTTCTGCAAACAGAGGGACTCAATCTCCTTGTCCATGACCAGGCCTGGGAGCCAAGACGACGAGCAGCACTATGTCTTGAGCAAAGAACCGGAGAATGTCTTGTTTGAGGTCTTGGAGTACGAGAGGAACGGCTCCGCCAGGGGTCCATCCGCTGGGACTCAACGGAGGTGGCACTGGCAACATCTGCCCTCGCCGCCGATGCGTGGACCCTACCTGCATGACCTCCACATGAGAGCGGTCTTCCACCCCTCCGCGGCGGCGGTGGTCGATGAGACGACTTTGTGTGTGTCGTCTGTGGAAGCCGGAGCCTATGCCTTTGACACGGTGGAAGGTGAGTGGAGGCAGGCTGGAAGCTGGGCGCTGCCCTTCCATGGCGCGGCCAAGTACGTCCCTGAACTCGGCCTCTGGTTTGGCTTCAATGCTACCATTGGCAACACCCACCACTGCCTGGGTGCCTTCGACCTGTCTTCCTGGCCGCCGGTGGAGCACCGCAGCTGGAACTATCTCGATCCGCTGCCCGACGAGTGGTCGACATGGCAGAGGCACCTACTGaaccttggctcaggcaagttctgcATCGCCACCAGCTTTCAAAATATCGAGTGCCGCACACCATGTAATTCAGCAGGCTACCCTTTACACGGGCTAGATGATGAGATGGTGGTCAATGACCTTACCATCTTGACAGGCGTCGAGGTTGTGCGCTGTGGCGACGGGCTCAAGATGATCAACCACAAGTCTAAACGCCTTGAAGGCATTGAAATCCACTGCGTGCTCTGA